Below is a genomic region from Thermochromatium tepidum ATCC 43061.
AATGCTTGGCCAGGGTCACCGCCTGCTCATAGGCGCCCTCGGCGATCTCGGTATGACCGTTGTTTAGCGCGAGCTCGCCGAGGGTGTGTTGGCGCTGGATGCCGCGCGGCGAGAGCCGGACGGCGAGGCGCAGCGTCTCTTCGGCCTCAGCGAACCGACGCTTGGCCACCTGAGTCTTGGCCAGCCAGTCATAGGCGGCGATGAAGTTGGGTTCCTGCTCGGTCAGATGCCGGAAGGTCTCTAGCGCCTGATCGTATTGTTTTCTCTGGAACTGGATCTTGCCGATCCCGAGCCTTGCCCAGGGCATCTCGCGGATGGCCAGCACCTGTTCCAGGGTGGCCATGGCCTCGTCGAGTCGGCTCGAGTCGATGCAGAGCTCGCTCTTGAGCTTGAGCAGCTCGCCGAGATTGCGTGGCTTGGCAGCGATCAGGGCATCAAGCTCGCGAATCGCCGCCGCGGTGTCCTTGGCCATGAGTGCTTCATTGACCTTGGTCAGATCGGCCTTGCGTTCGAAGAGCTTGGTCAGGCGGGTCCGCAAGAGCTCCTTGGTGAAGGGCTTGGAGAGATAGCTGTCGGGGGCATACTCAACGGCACCCATCACCATCTCACGTGTGTTCTCGGCCGTGATCATGATGAAGATGGTGTCAACGCCGATGAGCCGACGATGACGGGCCTCTTCGAGCACCTGCTGGCCGTCCTTGCCGGGGCCGAGATTGTAGTCGCACAGGATGACGTCGAAGTGCTTGTTCTGGAGCTTGGCGATCGCCTCCTTGCCGTTGTTGGCCTGATCGATGCGGGTGACCCCGAGTGAGATCAGGATACCCTTGATCGCCGAACGCATGTCGGCGAAATCATCGACGACCAGAAAGCTCTTGGCTGTAAAGGCGTCCGCCATCTCGGTCTGCTCGTTGTCCTAGCTCAAGTTCGGGATCCTTCGCGCGCGATGGCGCGATAGCCGATGTCATGGCGACAGAAGGCCCCGGTCCAGTGGATGCGGTCAACGCCCTGATAGGCCAGCCGCTGGGCCTCGGCCACAGTGGCGCCGAGCGCCGTGACGCACAGCACGCGCCCGCCGTTGGTCAGGATGGCGTCGCCCTCGCGCCTGGTCCCGGCATGAAAGACCTTGGCCAGCGTCAAGGGTACCGTATCCAGGCCACGGATGACATGCCCCCGGTCATAATCGTCCGGATAGCCGCCGGCGGCCATCACCACGCCGAGCGCGGCGCGGGCGTCCCAGTCGGCCCTGACCTGGTCGAGTCGCCCGTCGAGCGCGGCCAGACAGAGTTCGACCAGGTCGGACCGAAGCCGCATCAGGAGCGGCTGGGTCTCGGGGTCGCCGAGGCGACAGTTGAACTCCAGCACCCTGGGCGTTCCATCCGCTCCGATCATGAGCCCGGCATAGAGAAAGCCCAGATAGGGCCGACCCTCGGTGGCCAGACCGGCGACCGCAGGCTCCATCACCTCGCGTAGGATGCGCTCGTGGATCTCGGGTGTGACGACGGGGGCGGGCGAATAGGCACCCATACCCCCGGTGTTCGGACCGCGATCGCCGTCATCGCGCGCCTTGTGGTCTTGGGAGGAGGCCAACGGCAGGATGTGCCGGCCATCGACCATGGCGATGAAGCTCGTCTCCTCGCCGTCGAGGAACGCCTCGATCACGACGCGCGCCCCGGCACGTCCGAACCGTCCACCCAGCATGTCGCGCACGGCGGACTCGGCCGTGGCCTGGTCGTGCGCGAGGATCACGCCCTTGCCGGCGGCCAGCCCGTCGGCCTTGACCACCACGGGCGCGCCGACCTGACGCAGATAGTCAAGCGCCGGCTCCAGTTCGGTGAAGATGCCATAGTCGGCGGTCGGGATGCCGTGGCGGCGTAGGAAATCCTTGGCAAACGCCTTGGAGCCTTCGATCTGGGCCGCGGCCCGGCGCGGTCCGAAACAGGCCAGACCCGCCTCGGCGAAGGCGTCGGCCAGGCCCAGTACCAGCGGCGCCTCGGGGCCCACGATGGTCAGATCGATCGATTCGCGGCGCGCGAACTCGACCAATCCGGCGATGTCGTCGGCGGCGATGGCGACGTTCTCCACACCGGGTTCGGTCTCCGTACCGCCATTACCAGGCGCCACGAACACCTGCTCGGCCAGGGGGGATTGGGCCGCCTTCCAGGCTAGTGCGTGCTCGCGCCCACCACTGCCTACAATCAAGATCTTCATCGCTCGTCTATTGCTCCACTCTGGGGTTGGGTCGCCTCGCGCGCGAAGGATACGATACCGCGCCGGCTGGCACGGATGAAGGCGAGGATCCGCGCGGTCTCGGGTCCGGGGTATTCGGCCTCGGCGCGCGCTAGACCCTCCTCCAGGCGCAGACCAGAACGCAGGATCAGGCGATAGACCTGTTTGATGCGTGTGCGCTGCGCCTGACTGAAACCATGACGCCTCAGGCCAACCACATTGAGCCCGATCAGACGCGCACGCTGACCGGCGGCAAGCAGATAGGGCGGCACATCCTGGGCCACGCCGGTCACACCACCGATCATGACATAGGACCCGATACGGCAGAATTGATGGACCGCGACCTGCCCGGACAAAAAACAATGATCGCCGACCTCGACATGCCCGGCCAGGGTCGCGGTGTTGGCGAAAATATTGTGGTCGCCGACGATGCAATCGTGTCCGGCATGGCTGAAGGCCATCCAATAATTGTGGTTGCCGATCCGGGTGCCGTCCTCGGACTTGACCCCGCCGCTGATGTTGACGCACTCCTTAAAGTGATTGTGATCGCCGATGATCAGCGGTCGCGCCTTCTCGGGCGTAAAACGCAGATCCTGCGGCTCGGACCCCAGGGTCGCGCCGTGACAGACGCGGTTGTAGGCCCCCATCCGGGTGACGCCGAAGATACGCACATGGCTCTCGATCCGGCAGCCCTCGCCGACGACGGCCCCGGATTCGATGATCGAATAGGGCCCGATCGTCACGCTCTCGTGCACCTGGGCACCGTCCTCGATGATGGCTGTTGGGTGGATACGCATCTTTTGGGGCTCCAGCAGTCAGCTTCCAGCGACCAGCTGACAGTCGGGGTGCACTGACTGGAGGCAGAGCGCTGGAGGCCGATCGCTGAATCAATGCCTGAAGTGACGCATTCCGGTGAGGACCATCGCCATGCCATGCGCGTTGGCGGCGGCGATGACCTCGGCATCGCGCAGCGAGCCGCCGGGCTGGATCACGGCCCGGATGCCGGCAGCGGCGGCCTGGTCGATACCGTCGCGGAAGGGGAAGAAGGCATCCGAGGCCATCACCGCCCCGGCCAGGCTCAAACCCGCCTGCTCGGCCTTGATGGCGGCGATGCGCGCCGAGTTCACCCGGCTCATCTGACCGGCGCCGATCCCGAGGGTCTGGCGCGCGCGCCCATAGACGATGGCGTTGGACTTGACGAACTTGGCCACGCGCCAGACAAAGAGCAGATCGGCCAGCTCGTCCTCGGTCGGGACGCGCTCGGTCACGGTGCGGACCTGGTCGGTCAGGCCCAGGTCGGCGTCCTGGACCAGTAGACCGCCGGTGACGCGTTTGAAGTCGAGCCGATCGTCCGGTTCGCTGCTCCAGTCGCCGCAGACGAGCAGACGCAGGTTCGGCTTGGCGGCGAGCGCCGCGCGCGCCGCGTCCGAGATGCGTGGGGCGACGATGACCTCGACGAACTGACGCTCGACGATGGCGCGCGCGGTCGCGGCGTCGAGTTCGCGATTGAAGGCGATGATGCCGCCGAAGGCCGATTCGGGATCGGTCGCGTAGGCGCGGTCATAGGCCTCGCTCAGGGTCGCGCCGAGCGCCACACCACAGGGGTTGGCGTGCTTGACGATGACGCAGGCCGGGGCCTCATCGAACTGCTTGACGCACTCGAGTGCGGCATCGGTGTCGGCGATATTGTTATAGGACAGCTCCTTGCCCTGGAGCTGGGTCGCGGTGGCGATCCCCACCGCTTTGACCCGATGCTCGACATAGAAGGCCGCACGCTGGTGGGGATTTTCGCCATAGCGCAGCGTCTGCCGGCGCTTGAATTGCAGCGTCAGGGTGCGCGGGAAGCCGGCCTCGGTACGGGCCAACAGATAGTTGGCGATGGCGCCGTCATAGCGGGCGGTGTGCTCGAACACCTTGGCCGCCAGGTCGAGGCGGGTCGCCGCGCTCACCCCGCCCGTGGCCTGGATCTCGGTGGCCACGCGCGTGTAGTCGGCGGCATCCACCACCACGGCGACGCCGGCATAGTTCTTGGCTGCCGCGCGCAGCAGGGTCGGGCCACCGATGTCGATGTGCTCGATCGCCGTCTCCAGGTCGCAGTCGGGGTCGGCGACCCTCTGCTCGAAGGGATAGAGATTGACCACCACCAGATCGATCGGTGGGATGCCGTATTCGGCCATGACGGCGTCGTCGATCCCGCGTCGGCCCAGGATGCCGCCGTGGATGCGCGGGTGCAGGGTCTTGACGCGCCCGTCCATCATCTCGGGGAAGCCGGTGTGGTCGGAGACCTCGACCACGGTCAGACCGTTGTCGGCCAGAAGGCGGGCGGTGCCGCCGGTGGAGAGGATCTCGACACCGCGCGCGGCGAGCACACGGGCAAAGTCGAGTAACCCCGTTTTATCGGAGACACTGATCAGGGCGCGTCGAATGGGCTGCATCGGATGGTCCGGATTCCATGGGTTTAGGGATAGGGCTTCGCGAGGCGTTCGGGATCGAGGTGCGACGACTTGGTTGCGATCAGGCAACATTCGCCGCCTTGACCCCATGGATTTTAGGACAGACCTCAACGGTCGAGGCCGTGGGCCTTGAGCCGTTTGCGCAGCGTATTGCGCGTCAGGCCGAGGAGGCGCGCCGCCTGGCTGAGATTGCCCCGGGTGTGGTGCAGCACCAGCTCGAACAGCGGGCGTTCGACCTCCTGCATGACCAGATCGTAGAGATCCTCGATCTCGTGTCCGGCCATGTGGGTGAGATAGGCCTCGACGGCGGCGCGCACGCACTGGCTCAGGGGTGCGGCGTGCCGATGATCGTCGGGGGCGAGTCCGGTCACTGCTGGTGGCAGTTCAAATGGGGTGGGCACGGCCTCACTCGTCATGGTCGGGCGTAATCGTCGTGGTCTCGATCGAGGAAAGCAAGCGCAAGCCGGAGTTGCTCGCTCGCCGACTCGATTGTGTTGATGGTATCCCGGAAGCGCGCCGCGCCAGGCAGATGCCGGCAGTACCAAGCGATGTGCTTGCGCGCGATCCGCACCCCGGCGTAATCGCCATGGAAGGCATAGAGCGATTCGAGATGTTCTCTCAGGATGTCTTTGATCCAGTGGCGTGGCGCATTCGGCGATTCAGACGGATGCACAGGCCCGGAGGCCAGCCCAGCGGCGATGTCGCCGAAGATCCAGGGGCGTCCCTGGGCCGCGCGGCCGATCATGATAGCATCCGCTCCCGTGTAGTCCAGGACGCGGCGGGCATCTTGCGCCGAGGCGATGTCGCCGTTGGCGATGAGCGGGATGTCCACGAAGGCGCGGATGGCACGGAGTGTGTCGTATTCAGCCGGGGTCCCATAGGTGCAGGCACGGGTGCGTCCATGCACGGTCAGGGCGGCGATGCCCGACTCGCGCGCGATCCGGGCGATGCGCACGGCGTTGCGCTCCGCGGGTGACCATCCGGTGCGGATCTTGAGCGTTACCGGCACTGCGACGGCCGCGACCACGGCCTCCAGGATGCGCGCCACGCGCGTCTCGTCGCGCAGCAGGGCCGAACCGGCAGCGACACGGCACACCTTCTTGGCCGGACAGCCCATGTTGATGTCGATGATGTGCGCGCCCAGCTCGACGTTGAGCCGCGCGGCCTCGGCCATTTGGGCAGGGTCGGACCCGACGATCTGCGCCGAGATCGGTCCCGACTCGTCGCGATAGTCGAGCCGGCGCAGCGACTTGCGACTGCCCCAGAGCGCGGTGTTGGCGGCGACCATCTCGGCCACGGCCAGTCCGGCGCCGAGTCGCCGGCATAGTGTGCGGAACGGGCGGTCGGTGATCCCGGCCATGGGGGCCAGGATCAGGTTGTTGGCGAGCCGATGGGGGCCGATCTGGAAGGGGCGGATCAAGGTGGACACGGATGTTTCTTTCTCGTGGACGTGGCCGCACGCATCGACGTATCGGAATTTGAACAACGGCGGGTCTTTATCAAGGTTACACGGATTTAACCCCGAGTGCCTGGGACGTTCGGACATCCACTTGTTTGACGTGGAGCGAGGACATCGATATGTCGCCGGGTACGCTGTACCTGCATGGAGATGGGTTAGGTGAAGCTTTGCAGGATGTCGAGTTCGGTCAGCTGCTCGGTGCGCACACCAACAAAGCGGACGATTGGCGTGAGCTCATCGGGAACGACGCGGTTGTCGGCGCCCGTGTCGTCTCGGAAGTAGTAGAGCGCCATGTCGCTGGTACCGACGTTGATCAGAAAATAGTGCGTGGCCTTGTTACCGTAGGTGGCGTTGTTGCCGTAGGCATCGAGAAAGCTCGCCACCGTCACGACCTCATCGGTGCTGGCTGCGGCGTTGCGCACCACGAAAAGGCCCTTGCCGTAGTCGTCCTTCGCCGTCTCGAGGTGGTGGGTAAACTCGACGGCCACACCGGTAGGCGATCATCGGCGTCCCGAGATCAAGGCCCAATCGTCGCGGATACGCGGTGCAGCGAGCCTCACGCGCTCGGCATAGGCGGCACTGACCGACTCGACCTGCCCGGTGAGCACGCCCGAGAGCACCAGATCGCCGCCTGGAACCAGCATCGCACTCAGACGCGGCGCCAGCGCGATCAGCGGGCCGGCGAGGATGTTGGCCAGCACGACATCGACGCTCGGATCGGTGAACGACTCGGGCGCGAAGATCTCCAGCCGGTCGAGCACGCCATTGGCCAGCGCATTGTCGTGCGTGGCCGTGAGCGCCTGGGGATCGTGATCGACCGCGATGGCGCGCGCGGCGCCGAGCTTGAGTGCGGCGATGGCCAGAATCCCCGAGCCGCAGCCGAAGTCGAGCACGGTCTTGCCGGCCAGATCCGCACCGTCGAGCCATTCCAGACAGAGCGCCGTGGTCGCATGATGCCCGGTGCCGAAGGCCAGCCCCGGATCGAGCGCCACGACCACACCCTCGGGGTCGCCGGGCGGCTGACCATGCGGACAGACCCACAGCCGCCGACCGAAGCGGGTCGGCTTGAAGGTCTCGAGCCAGACGCGCTCCCAGACCTGATCCTCGATGCGCTGGATGCACGGGCGTTCACCGAGACGCGCGGTCAGGTCCAGCGCCAGACGCTCGACCCGGGCCGCGCTCTCCGGATCGCTCTCAAACAGCGCCGTAATCGTCACCACCGACCACAGCGGCGTCTCGCCCGGACCCGGTTCGAGCTGCGGCTCGTCGCCCGCGTCGCCGAGCGTGACCGAGAGTGCCCCGGCCAGTTCCAGGTAATGTTCAAAGTCATCCGCCTGATCGCGCGGAACATCGAAGGCAAGTTGTAGCCAGGGCATGAAGTCGGACCAGGGTTGGGTGCGACGATCAAAGCGCGCGATTGTAGCCTGTTCGGCTGTCGGCGTTCAGTGCCGTATCGAGCGCATGGCGGAAGTCGCAACATCGACAGGCGCCGCGACCGTCCCCGAGACAGGGCGAAGACTTCGGAATATTAACAAGTTGCGATCGACCAATGCGCTCGGGATAATGCGCGCATTTTGCCGCCCAGGGGGTGGCACACCACAACAGGGGCGAATCGTTAGCATGAAGATTGGAATTCCGTTGGAGACTCGCCCAGGCGAGAGGCGCGTGGCCTCGACGCCCGAGGTCGTGAAGAAACTGGTCGACCAGGGGTTTGCGGTCGTGGTCGAGCGCGGCGCCGGGGTGCGTGCCGGCTATCCGGATGCCGATTACGAGGCGGCCGGCGCTAGTCTGACCGACCGTGCCGGCGCCTATGACGTCGACCTGCTGCTCAGGGTCCGCCGTCCGGACGAAACCGAGGTCGAGGCCATGCGCGCCGGCGGACTCTACATCGGTCTGCTCGAATCCTGCGGCGAGGACGCGATCCTGTCGCGCCTACTGGCCAAGGGGATGCGCGTCCTGGCGTTGGAGCGGATGCCGCGTACCTCACGCGCCCAGGCGATGGACGTGCTGTCTTCGCAGAGCAACATTGCCGGCTATCGCGCCGTGATCGAGGCCGCCGCGCGCTATGGGCGCTTCCTGCCGATGATGATGACCTCGGCCGGTTCGGCCAAGCCGGCGCGGGTGGTGGTGCTGGGCGCGGGTGTGGCCGGACTTCAGGCGATCGCCACGGCACGCCGCTTAGGCGCGGATGTCTACGCCTATGACGTGCGCCCCGAGACGCGCGAGCAGATCCTCTCGCTCGGTGCCAAGCCGATCGATCTCGATCTCGGCGAGAGCGGCGCGGGGGAGGGCGGCTATGCCCGTGAACTCTCCGACGAGGCCAAGGCGCGCCAGCAGGCCGCACTCGCCGACGTGCTGGCCAAGGCGCATATCATCGTCACCACGGCGCTCATCCCCTGCCGCCGCGCGCCTGTGCTGGTGACCGAGGACGTGGTCCGGCAGATGCGCCCCGGCTCGGTCATCGTCGATCTGGCGGCGGCCAGTGGCGGCAACTGTCCGCTCACCGTCGCCGACGCGATCGTCGAGCGTCATGGTGTCACCCTGGTCGGTCTGACCAACTTCCCGGCCTTGGTCCCGGCGGATGCGAGCGCCTTCTATGCGCGCAACCTGCTCAATCTGATCGAGATCATGTTCGAGTGTGGCGCGTCCGGTCCGAAACTCAAGGATCTAACCGCCGACGACATCACGGCGGCCATGCTGGTCCAGGCGGTCTCTTGAACGACTTGCATACCCTGACCCCCTTTCCCGAATCCCTCTCCGCGAGGGGGGAGGGGCCAACAGCATCCTGGCCGGTTGCGTTTTTTTACTCAAGGCGCGATCCGCCTCATATCAGGAGTCACATACATGTCTGAGGCACTCGATCCCTCGTTGATCGCCCTCTATGTC
It encodes:
- the prmA gene encoding 50S ribosomal protein L11 methyltransferase, yielding MPWLQLAFDVPRDQADDFEHYLELAGALSVTLGDAGDEPQLEPGPGETPLWSVVTITALFESDPESAARVERLALDLTARLGERPCIQRIEDQVWERVWLETFKPTRFGRRLWVCPHGQPPGDPEGVVVALDPGLAFGTGHHATTALCLEWLDGADLAGKTVLDFGCGSGILAIAALKLGAARAIAVDHDPQALTATHDNALANGVLDRLEIFAPESFTDPSVDVVLANILAGPLIALAPRLSAMLVPGGDLVLSGVLTGQVESVSAAYAERVRLAAPRIRDDWALISGRR
- the lpxA gene encoding acyl-ACP--UDP-N-acetylglucosamine O-acyltransferase, producing MRIHPTAIIEDGAQVHESVTIGPYSIIESGAVVGEGCRIESHVRIFGVTRMGAYNRVCHGATLGSEPQDLRFTPEKARPLIIGDHNHFKECVNISGGVKSEDGTRIGNHNYWMAFSHAGHDCIVGDHNIFANTATLAGHVEVGDHCFLSGQVAVHQFCRIGSYVMIGGVTGVAQDVPPYLLAAGQRARLIGLNVVGLRRHGFSQAQRTRIKQVYRLILRSGLRLEEGLARAEAEYPGPETARILAFIRASRRGIVSFAREATQPQSGAIDER
- a CDS encoding tetratricopeptide repeat-containing response regulator yields the protein MADAFTAKSFLVVDDFADMRSAIKGILISLGVTRIDQANNGKEAIAKLQNKHFDVILCDYNLGPGKDGQQVLEEARHRRLIGVDTIFIMITAENTREMVMGAVEYAPDSYLSKPFTKELLRTRLTKLFERKADLTKVNEALMAKDTAAAIRELDALIAAKPRNLGELLKLKSELCIDSSRLDEAMATLEQVLAIREMPWARLGIGKIQFQRKQYDQALETFRHLTEQEPNFIAAYDWLAKTQVAKRRFAEAEETLRLAVRLSPRGIQRQHTLGELALNNGHTEIAEGAYEQAVTLAKHSVLNHPALFAGLANSKSANGKYDEALKVTAEINKVFPDRPEASFYAASATALVKTRQGDKAGAEAALAEAEQVLAQLNETVHASEHALEMAKTYAGLGRADKATALLRQVIANNHDDDETLNRVVQLCQESGLDYDAETAIQEVQRDVVKTNNEGVRLIKQGEFEAAIQLLTQAANEMPGNKTINLNAAKAILMYMERRGVTEEGLRTVRCYIDRVQSLAPDDWRLADVNARLRKLTTTKG
- the dusB gene encoding tRNA dihydrouridine synthase DusB codes for the protein MSTLIRPFQIGPHRLANNLILAPMAGITDRPFRTLCRRLGAGLAVAEMVAANTALWGSRKSLRRLDYRDESGPISAQIVGSDPAQMAEAARLNVELGAHIIDINMGCPAKKVCRVAAGSALLRDETRVARILEAVVAAVAVPVTLKIRTGWSPAERNAVRIARIARESGIAALTVHGRTRACTYGTPAEYDTLRAIRAFVDIPLIANGDIASAQDARRVLDYTGADAIMIGRAAQGRPWIFGDIAAGLASGPVHPSESPNAPRHWIKDILREHLESLYAFHGDYAGVRIARKHIAWYCRHLPGAARFRDTINTIESASEQLRLALAFLDRDHDDYARP
- a CDS encoding Re/Si-specific NAD(P)(+) transhydrogenase subunit alpha — translated: MKIGIPLETRPGERRVASTPEVVKKLVDQGFAVVVERGAGVRAGYPDADYEAAGASLTDRAGAYDVDLLLRVRRPDETEVEAMRAGGLYIGLLESCGEDAILSRLLAKGMRVLALERMPRTSRAQAMDVLSSQSNIAGYRAVIEAAARYGRFLPMMMTSAGSAKPARVVVLGAGVAGLQAIATARRLGADVYAYDVRPETREQILSLGAKPIDLDLGESGAGEGGYARELSDEAKARQQAALADVLAKAHIIVTTALIPCRRAPVLVTEDVVRQMRPGSVIVDLAAASGGNCPLTVADAIVERHGVTLVGLTNFPALVPADASAFYARNLLNLIEIMFECGASGPKLKDLTADDITAAMLVQAVS
- a CDS encoding helix-turn-helix domain-containing protein is translated as MPTPFELPPAVTGLAPDDHRHAAPLSQCVRAAVEAYLTHMAGHEIEDLYDLVMQEVERPLFELVLHHTRGNLSQAARLLGLTRNTLRKRLKAHGLDR
- the purH gene encoding bifunctional phosphoribosylaminoimidazolecarboxamide formyltransferase/IMP cyclohydrolase, which produces MQPIRRALISVSDKTGLLDFARVLAARGVEILSTGGTARLLADNGLTVVEVSDHTGFPEMMDGRVKTLHPRIHGGILGRRGIDDAVMAEYGIPPIDLVVVNLYPFEQRVADPDCDLETAIEHIDIGGPTLLRAAAKNYAGVAVVVDAADYTRVATEIQATGGVSAATRLDLAAKVFEHTARYDGAIANYLLARTEAGFPRTLTLQFKRRQTLRYGENPHQRAAFYVEHRVKAVGIATATQLQGKELSYNNIADTDAALECVKQFDEAPACVIVKHANPCGVALGATLSEAYDRAYATDPESAFGGIIAFNRELDAATARAIVERQFVEVIVAPRISDAARAALAAKPNLRLLVCGDWSSEPDDRLDFKRVTGGLLVQDADLGLTDQVRTVTERVPTEDELADLLFVWRVAKFVKSNAIVYGRARQTLGIGAGQMSRVNSARIAAIKAEQAGLSLAGAVMASDAFFPFRDGIDQAAAAGIRAVIQPGGSLRDAEVIAAANAHGMAMVLTGMRHFRH
- the purD gene encoding phosphoribosylamine--glycine ligase, yielding MKILIVGSGGREHALAWKAAQSPLAEQVFVAPGNGGTETEPGVENVAIAADDIAGLVEFARRESIDLTIVGPEAPLVLGLADAFAEAGLACFGPRRAAAQIEGSKAFAKDFLRRHGIPTADYGIFTELEPALDYLRQVGAPVVVKADGLAAGKGVILAHDQATAESAVRDMLGGRFGRAGARVVIEAFLDGEETSFIAMVDGRHILPLASSQDHKARDDGDRGPNTGGMGAYSPAPVVTPEIHERILREVMEPAVAGLATEGRPYLGFLYAGLMIGADGTPRVLEFNCRLGDPETQPLLMRLRSDLVELCLAALDGRLDQVRADWDARAALGVVMAAGGYPDDYDRGHVIRGLDTVPLTLAKVFHAGTRREGDAILTNGGRVLCVTALGATVAEAQRLAYQGVDRIHWTGAFCRHDIGYRAIAREGSRT